From Denitrovibrio acetiphilus DSM 12809, the proteins below share one genomic window:
- a CDS encoding WbqC family protein, which yields MKIISGHQAVYLPWLGLFHKLYLCDTFVYMDTVQYLHNDFNNRNKIRIPDGWIWLSVPVDQKNSRSKMLNDIIIKDQNPESKDYWQAKHWKSIEVNYCKSKYFEDYAGNLEKMYTETKWEKLVDLCWAQFNFFAGALGIKREIIRMSEVPFKGVKDELVLDHCMKLNGDAVVFGALGRDYVREELFTENRKKIYFQQYIHPQYQQRFKGFEPYMTIADLLFNHGPDSMDILLSGNITQSQLRSELL from the coding sequence ATGAAAATAATATCAGGACATCAGGCGGTTTATCTACCGTGGCTGGGGCTTTTTCACAAGCTCTATCTGTGCGATACGTTCGTCTATATGGATACGGTGCAGTACCTTCACAACGACTTCAACAACCGCAACAAGATACGCATACCGGACGGCTGGATATGGCTTAGTGTACCTGTTGACCAGAAAAATAGCCGGTCCAAGATGCTGAACGACATAATCATCAAAGATCAGAACCCTGAATCAAAAGACTACTGGCAGGCTAAGCACTGGAAATCAATTGAAGTAAACTACTGCAAATCAAAATACTTTGAAGATTATGCCGGCAATCTTGAAAAAATGTACACAGAAACAAAATGGGAAAAACTTGTTGACCTATGCTGGGCACAGTTCAACTTTTTTGCTGGTGCGCTGGGGATTAAGCGTGAAATCATAAGGATGAGTGAAGTTCCGTTTAAAGGTGTCAAAGACGAGCTTGTGTTAGACCACTGTATGAAACTAAACGGTGACGCTGTAGTATTCGGTGCTCTCGGACGGGACTATGTAAGGGAAGAATTATTCACAGAGAACAGAAAAAAAATCTATTTCCAGCAATATATTCACCCACAGTACCAGCAGAGATTCAAAGGCTTCGAGCCCTATATGACGATTGCCGACCTTCTCTTTAACCACGGACCGGACAGCATGGATATATTACTGAGCGGAAACATAACACAATCACAGCTTAGAAGTGAGCTTCTATAA
- a CDS encoding amidohydrolase family protein: MKIIDSEIHILHPEACKASFAKYSEEPVVQAVHMHKDFDAVRDMMSFKALDSSMRKNNIANGLLMGLSWLDPGIQRENNDYIKELVKADRRFKGLYIPNLSDIKQAAKEIEQLDESTFIGIELLPTWQGVHINDAELQPVVDAVTARDMFMMVHTHHMTQTATGDTPSRFFSFTAANPDLKIIAQHMGGLVCLYAEIPHIKEMLKNVTYITSVSSTMRFVEFAAEICNSNIVFGTDFPFNHCHDQSTQIRYIQNSGMSDAAKENILYKTAERLFGFGASV; the protein is encoded by the coding sequence ATGAAGATAATAGACAGCGAAATACACATCCTGCACCCCGAAGCATGTAAGGCATCTTTTGCAAAATACAGCGAAGAACCTGTAGTGCAGGCTGTTCATATGCATAAGGATTTTGACGCAGTCAGAGACATGATGTCGTTCAAAGCTCTAGACAGCTCCATGAGAAAAAACAATATAGCAAACGGACTGCTCATGGGTTTAAGCTGGCTTGATCCAGGCATCCAGCGTGAGAACAACGACTACATAAAAGAGCTGGTGAAGGCGGACAGAAGGTTCAAAGGGCTTTACATTCCGAACCTTTCAGACATCAAGCAGGCTGCAAAAGAGATCGAACAGCTTGACGAATCCACTTTCATAGGAATCGAACTGCTCCCCACATGGCAGGGGGTGCACATCAACGACGCTGAACTTCAGCCTGTTGTGGATGCCGTAACAGCGAGAGATATGTTTATGATGGTTCACACACACCACATGACCCAGACAGCGACAGGCGATACCCCATCAAGGTTCTTCAGCTTTACTGCTGCAAATCCTGATCTGAAAATAATTGCACAGCATATGGGCGGACTCGTATGTTTATATGCCGAAATCCCCCATATCAAAGAAATGCTAAAGAATGTAACTTATATAACTTCAGTATCATCAACGATGAGATTCGTAGAGTTTGCTGCGGAGATATGTAACAGCAACATAGTATTCGGAACAGATTTTCCGTTTAATCACTGCCACGATCAATCCACACAGATCCGGTACATTCAGAATTCAGGTATGAGTGACGCAGCCAAAGAGAACATACTGTACAAAACAGCGGAAAGACTTTTCGGTTTCGGAGCGTCTGTATGA
- a CDS encoding SAM-dependent methyltransferase — protein MNYELNDIINEYNCSSRCDKEYEKVKWGSQEKMENRFRFVLSELNISSGIKVLDVGCGTGGFIKMLLQRFPHVNATGIDVSDELLKYASDKIANPDVRLIRSDFLALTCEKYDFITCIGVLQKTNMKLSDFFKKAADCLNSGGKLFVDTKNINWEMFSKGLTPETTHSWFDIEDIFKAGNEAGLKLVSYGGFNPETGEKTETDMSHTMYIIMEI, from the coding sequence ATGAACTATGAACTTAACGATATTATAAACGAATATAACTGCTCCAGCAGATGCGATAAAGAATACGAAAAGGTGAAATGGGGTTCTCAGGAGAAGATGGAAAACCGCTTCCGCTTTGTCCTGAGTGAGCTCAACATATCATCCGGTATAAAAGTGCTGGATGTGGGGTGCGGCACAGGAGGGTTTATCAAAATGCTCCTTCAGAGGTTCCCTCATGTAAATGCCACAGGGATAGATGTCTCCGATGAGCTTCTTAAATATGCATCGGATAAGATAGCGAATCCAGACGTCAGGCTAATAAGAAGTGACTTTCTCGCCCTCACCTGCGAAAAATATGATTTTATAACATGCATCGGTGTTTTACAGAAAACCAATATGAAACTCTCTGACTTCTTTAAAAAAGCTGCGGACTGCCTAAACAGTGGCGGAAAGCTCTTTGTTGATACGAAAAATATAAACTGGGAGATGTTCAGCAAAGGACTAACTCCGGAGACCACTCACAGCTGGTTTGACATAGAAGACATTTTTAAAGCTGGAAATGAAGCTGGATTAAAACTGGTTTCTTACGGCGGATTCAACCCCGAAACCGGAGAAAAAACTGAAACAGACATGTCCCACACAATGTATATTATCATGGAAATTTAA
- a CDS encoding flagellar protein FlaG — MYETTSVTSVINSNNSGASQGNETLRTQSVNEGSRDAAKQPEKEEVKPEQLEASVKELNSALQSLNVRREFTIEEDINEVVVKIIDSDDKKVIRQIPNEEAVRLSRNIKEMVGLLYDSTS; from the coding sequence ATGTACGAAACAACCAGCGTCACTTCCGTTATAAACAGTAATAACTCCGGTGCGTCTCAAGGTAACGAGACTCTCAGGACTCAATCTGTTAATGAAGGCAGTAGAGATGCGGCAAAACAACCCGAAAAGGAAGAGGTTAAGCCAGAACAGCTGGAAGCTTCAGTAAAAGAGCTCAACAGTGCTCTCCAATCGCTCAATGTTAGGCGCGAATTCACTATCGAAGAAGATATTAACGAAGTGGTTGTGAAGATTATCGACAGTGACGACAAAAAGGTAATCAGGCAAATACCTAACGAAGAGGCTGTAAGGCTTTCCCGTAACATCAAAGAGATGGTAGGGTTGCTGTATGACAGTACGTCATAG
- a CDS encoding motility associated factor glycosyltransferase family protein: MSVEKKNFDALKLKYPQLFDKLSAMKPSGRYQVINAGNGKHLNLIDHQRKVFYYDKFSPYSPVEKDIIGRQIKIPNLAIFLGCGLFYTAKAYLDNYINKTASGESRLYIIEKDIDSFRTVIQFVDISALILHDGIIFYVDTDPHSIMIDLSARFKQGGIKAFIKAMNFIEDLNSFTAYKDYYINCIRAVKEAAKDTLIFFGNSPLDSLIGIENTFLNIMEIIDNPGVKDLKGVFKGKPGIVVSTGPSLEKNIHLLKGLENKAVICSPDASLQVMRNHGFKPHMVTSLERGPATAKLFDYITPEDTDDVYFAATPVIHQNTYSKWHGKKIIVYRSFATFEWLEIEKGTLDIGPSAGNMAFELLDYLGCNPIILIGQDLAFGKDGNTHATGSRFGNKEDRPHFKDTLMVEGNYQPQIQTMRIWENFRRYFVADISKTSATVINATEGGAKIQGTQIMTFQEAIDKYIDDDVNALDIISGSLNQPDEKEKREYLEKTLEKVNTATDFTKDVQQKFYSAVLMCNEYFDVIWKNFQETGDYDGKRTKEILDSTSDIMAVCNSQDFYHILMHYVQSYYIKSVMDIYGVKANAKDGRSEQYEVLQVAAEFFETMHGLMSKILPMFEQLQRVLKGRLESGD; the protein is encoded by the coding sequence ATGTCTGTTGAAAAGAAGAATTTTGATGCTCTTAAACTCAAATATCCCCAGCTGTTCGATAAGCTTTCTGCTATGAAACCAAGCGGAAGATATCAGGTGATTAATGCCGGAAACGGTAAACACCTTAACCTTATCGACCATCAGCGAAAGGTTTTCTACTATGATAAATTCAGTCCGTACAGTCCTGTTGAAAAGGATATTATTGGCAGGCAGATAAAGATACCTAATCTTGCGATTTTTCTGGGCTGCGGGCTATTTTACACAGCAAAGGCTTATCTGGATAATTATATAAACAAAACAGCCTCCGGCGAGAGCAGACTATATATAATAGAAAAGGATATCGATTCATTCAGAACGGTGATCCAGTTTGTAGACATTTCTGCGCTTATCCTCCATGATGGGATCATCTTTTATGTAGACACAGACCCCCATTCGATAATGATAGACCTCAGTGCCAGATTCAAGCAGGGGGGGATAAAGGCATTTATTAAGGCGATGAACTTTATCGAAGACCTGAATTCTTTTACCGCTTATAAAGATTATTATATCAACTGCATAAGAGCTGTTAAGGAAGCGGCGAAAGATACTCTTATCTTTTTCGGAAATTCACCTCTGGATTCCCTTATCGGTATCGAAAACACCTTCCTTAATATTATGGAAATAATAGACAATCCCGGGGTTAAGGATTTAAAAGGGGTATTCAAAGGTAAGCCCGGAATAGTAGTCTCAACAGGACCTTCTCTTGAAAAGAACATACATCTTTTAAAAGGGCTGGAAAATAAAGCTGTGATATGTTCTCCCGATGCATCACTTCAGGTCATGCGCAATCACGGCTTTAAACCCCATATGGTTACTTCGCTGGAGCGGGGGCCAGCCACAGCAAAACTCTTTGACTATATTACTCCTGAAGATACGGACGATGTCTATTTTGCTGCGACACCCGTAATTCATCAGAATACCTACTCAAAATGGCATGGTAAAAAGATTATCGTTTACAGGAGTTTTGCAACGTTTGAATGGCTGGAGATAGAAAAAGGGACTCTGGACATAGGACCGTCAGCCGGTAATATGGCTTTTGAACTGCTGGATTACCTCGGGTGCAACCCTATCATACTGATCGGGCAGGATCTGGCTTTTGGTAAGGACGGAAACACACACGCAACAGGCAGCCGCTTCGGTAACAAAGAAGACAGACCCCACTTTAAAGATACATTGATGGTCGAGGGGAATTATCAGCCTCAGATACAGACTATGCGAATCTGGGAAAATTTCAGACGATATTTCGTGGCTGATATTTCGAAAACTTCAGCGACAGTTATAAATGCCACGGAGGGCGGTGCAAAAATACAGGGAACTCAGATCATGACCTTTCAGGAGGCTATCGATAAGTACATTGATGATGATGTGAATGCTCTTGATATCATATCCGGTTCTCTGAATCAGCCGGATGAAAAAGAAAAACGTGAATATCTGGAAAAGACTCTGGAGAAAGTTAATACTGCTACAGATTTTACAAAAGATGTTCAGCAGAAATTTTATTCCGCTGTCCTTATGTGTAATGAGTATTTCGATGTTATCTGGAAGAATTTTCAGGAAACAGGAGATTACGACGGCAAGAGGACAAAAGAGATTCTCGACAGCACTTCAGACATTATGGCAGTGTGCAACTCTCAGGACTTTTACCATATCCTCATGCATTATGTTCAGTCTTATTATATTAAATCTGTTATGGATATATATGGTGTGAAGGCGAATGCAAAAGACGGACGTTCTGAACAGTATGAGGTGTTGCAGGTTGCTGCTGAATTTTTCGAAACGATGCACGGGCTCATGTCGAAAATCCTTCCCATGTTCGAGCAACTGCAGAGGGTTCTCAAGGGCAGGCTTGAAAGCGGAGACTAG
- a CDS encoding PIG-L deacetylase family protein codes for MFNSKKTLIVAAHPDDEILGCGGTAKLLAKNGTDVKVIILGEGAQSRSGTVPEAEIDKTLSDLKTQAKQAGHTAGINEVIFGGLSDNRFDTVALLDIIKILEQVKRDFKPDTVFTQHGGDLNNDHFITNKATLTAFRPLPDENCIRLYAYEVQSSTEFANPTFHENAFRPNVFVDIADSMQTKLDAFAFYKSEIQPDPYPRSMESIKILAQMRGRQCGKEYAEAFMLMREIY; via the coding sequence ATGTTTAACAGCAAAAAAACGTTGATAGTCGCTGCCCACCCAGACGACGAGATACTCGGGTGCGGCGGTACAGCAAAATTACTTGCCAAAAACGGAACAGATGTAAAAGTAATCATACTGGGTGAAGGCGCCCAGTCAAGATCCGGTACCGTACCTGAGGCTGAAATAGATAAGACTTTGTCAGACCTGAAAACTCAGGCAAAACAGGCAGGACATACTGCCGGCATAAATGAAGTTATCTTCGGAGGTCTGTCGGACAACAGATTTGACACTGTGGCACTGCTGGATATAATAAAAATACTCGAGCAGGTTAAGAGGGATTTTAAGCCGGACACGGTCTTCACCCAGCACGGCGGGGATCTCAATAACGACCATTTTATCACTAACAAGGCAACTCTGACAGCTTTCAGACCACTGCCTGATGAAAACTGCATAAGGCTTTATGCCTACGAAGTTCAGTCAAGTACAGAATTCGCAAATCCGACTTTCCATGAAAACGCTTTCAGACCAAATGTTTTTGTCGATATTGCTGATTCAATGCAAACCAAGCTTGACGCTTTCGCCTTTTACAAATCTGAAATCCAGCCTGACCCTTACCCAAGGTCTATGGAATCCATAAAAATACTTGCGCAGATGCGAGGCAGACAGTGCGGCAAAGAATATGCAGAGGCTTTTATGCTGATGCGCGAAATTTACTAA
- a CDS encoding flagellin has protein sequence MGMTIYTNVAALTSQRYLSQTGSDMSKNLERLSSGLRINSAADDASGLAISEKLRGQISGLQRASMNAQDGISLLQTAEGGLSTIQDMTQRMRELAVQAGNGVYTTNDRQEIQKEVDQLKEEINRVASSTEFNTKKLLNGDSTALTSTDQSDKINTIITGEVAEGNYNLNITVDPGENYVYKTNVMSLSEDSIAAEITTVYTTNTSNLASVSDAKSLTSTTGSGVYTLAVGSSGSTAAATADVLSTYAQSGSSFAVTAASVGTSSFTAGYLEVMFDEAVEGDTDEDVDIKYRYINAKTGEASDWTAVTLTAAGAGSIAIANDLDFGGTTVSVSASISLGASGSVQSGDKMLIAVTPDVSSSATESGGGTIRLSGGPDGQAGPTIAFDALTEADNGDTVIDYKDTNVYHASLDENTGNLNVGSLTLSFKENTGVAISNGSTTGDTRIDIAVRGAGEAATSSTKLSDLSQFATEDGGSIFDNNQTQSLTVYGNGTSATIYLEGDDTISDFETKLTNALVDTLGMGADSSTSSTTSDVNNNLVNYVSTESDYTNEAVQGTFVIQTAKLGSDSQLSFIGDQSLIDGLNLKAIQEGTNSAVTVDVTDAHTGESIGSDEVNDYVLRDVIKGVNVEIDGSTGLDISWDDAKKEMTFAAGSSTDVKLHVVDNAMEMQIGANAGQTISTAIPQVNTSSLGLDDIVMVDQDLAQASITKIDSALESISSIRATIGAQINRLEYTITGLDTQRENLTASESRIRDLDFASEMTEFTRNQILNQAGTSMLSQANSLPQQVLSLLG, from the coding sequence ATGGGAATGACAATTTACACAAACGTTGCTGCGCTTACTTCGCAGCGATACCTTAGCCAAACAGGCTCAGATATGTCCAAAAACCTTGAAAGACTTTCAAGCGGTCTCCGAATCAACAGTGCAGCTGACGACGCATCAGGTCTTGCAATATCAGAGAAACTGCGTGGTCAGATTTCCGGTCTTCAAAGAGCTTCCATGAACGCCCAGGACGGTATTTCACTGCTGCAAACTGCTGAAGGTGGTCTTTCTACCATTCAGGACATGACACAAAGAATGAGAGAACTTGCTGTACAAGCTGGTAACGGCGTGTACACAACAAACGACCGTCAAGAAATCCAGAAAGAAGTTGATCAGCTTAAAGAAGAGATCAACCGTGTTGCTTCTTCAACTGAGTTCAACACAAAGAAACTTCTTAACGGTGACTCTACTGCTCTCACATCTACAGATCAGTCAGACAAGATCAATACAATCATCACAGGCGAAGTTGCCGAAGGTAACTATAACCTTAATATTACTGTTGATCCTGGCGAAAACTATGTGTACAAAACAAACGTTATGTCCCTGAGCGAAGACTCAATCGCAGCAGAAATCACAACAGTTTACACTACAAACACATCTAACCTTGCATCTGTTTCAGATGCGAAAAGCCTTACATCAACAACAGGCTCTGGTGTATACACACTTGCAGTCGGTTCTTCAGGCTCCACAGCAGCAGCCACAGCAGATGTTCTTTCAACATATGCTCAGTCCGGCAGCTCTTTCGCTGTTACAGCAGCTTCTGTAGGAACATCAAGCTTCACAGCAGGTTACCTTGAAGTAATGTTTGATGAAGCAGTTGAAGGCGATACTGACGAAGATGTAGACATCAAATACCGCTATATCAACGCTAAAACAGGTGAAGCTTCTGACTGGACAGCTGTAACACTCACAGCAGCAGGTGCAGGCTCAATAGCTATAGCAAACGATCTTGACTTCGGTGGAACAACAGTAAGCGTAAGTGCTTCTATTTCTCTCGGAGCAAGCGGAAGCGTTCAGTCCGGTGACAAAATGCTTATCGCAGTTACACCAGACGTAAGCTCCAGCGCAACAGAATCCGGTGGTGGTACAATCAGGCTTAGCGGTGGTCCTGACGGACAAGCCGGCCCAACAATCGCCTTTGACGCACTCACTGAAGCAGACAACGGCGATACAGTAATTGACTATAAAGATACTAATGTTTACCACGCTTCACTTGATGAAAACACTGGTAATCTGAATGTCGGCAGCCTTACTCTCAGCTTTAAAGAGAACACAGGTGTTGCAATATCCAACGGTTCTACAACAGGCGATACCAGGATAGATATCGCTGTGCGTGGTGCCGGTGAGGCCGCTACATCATCTACCAAACTCAGCGATCTTTCTCAGTTCGCTACAGAGGACGGTGGAAGTATCTTCGACAACAATCAGACTCAGTCACTCACAGTATATGGTAACGGTACATCTGCTACTATCTATCTTGAAGGTGACGACACAATATCTGACTTCGAGACAAAACTGACTAACGCTCTCGTTGACACTCTCGGAATGGGCGCTGACTCTTCAACAAGCAGCACCACATCAGATGTTAACAACAACCTTGTTAATTATGTTTCAACAGAGTCAGACTACACAAATGAAGCTGTTCAGGGTACATTTGTTATCCAGACAGCAAAACTCGGCTCTGACAGCCAGCTTTCATTCATCGGCGACCAGTCACTTATAGACGGTCTTAACCTCAAGGCTATACAGGAAGGCACAAACAGTGCTGTAACTGTTGACGTTACTGACGCACACACTGGTGAGTCAATAGGTTCTGATGAAGTTAACGACTACGTCCTCAGAGACGTGATCAAAGGCGTTAACGTTGAAATCGACGGCAGTACAGGTCTTGACATTAGCTGGGATGACGCTAAAAAAGAGATGACTTTCGCAGCCGGTTCATCAACAGACGTTAAACTCCACGTTGTTGACAACGCTATGGAAATGCAGATCGGTGCTAATGCTGGTCAGACAATCTCTACAGCTATCCCGCAAGTTAACACAAGCTCACTCGGTCTTGACGACATAGTGATGGTTGACCAGGATCTTGCTCAGGCCTCTATTACTAAGATCGACTCCGCACTGGAATCCATCTCTAGTATCAGAGCTACAATAGGTGCTCAGATTAACAGACTTGAGTATACAATCACAGGTCTGGACACTCAAAGAGAAAACCTGACTGCATCTGAATCCAGAATCCGCGATCTTGACTTTGCTTCAGAAATGACAGAGTTCACAAGAAACCAGATTCTGAATCAGGCTGGAACATCTATGCTTTCACAAGCTAACAGCCTTCCACAGCAGGTTCTTTCACTTCTTGGTTAA
- a CDS encoding GNAT family N-acetyltransferase, with amino-acid sequence MHSDYQINYLNLQHKTAPKAPYLYKNDNSETSGIDLEWDTDILGIKSARITMCSCSDNGAGLPESLGKVVMQMEDSGVQFIDFRCDLNSHIILQTAQKLGFYTTDVLNIYLSKKAPEKALIPGEISISSLQQKDAGTVEKMAAGMFTYSRIYKDPNISRATADNFYRTLFAHFMGKADIRVIHIDGTPAGFTIGMSEQLENGQKLGYLWLIGVSADFAGHGLGSMLLNDFLVNMHKNCDMVEIGTQVTNTAANRIYAKAELPAVSSLMTLHRWTEIQ; translated from the coding sequence ATGCACAGTGACTATCAGATAAATTATCTGAACCTGCAACATAAAACTGCGCCTAAAGCTCCCTACTTATATAAGAATGACAATAGTGAAACGTCAGGAATAGACCTTGAGTGGGATACTGACATTCTGGGGATCAAATCAGCCAGAATAACTATGTGCTCCTGTAGCGACAACGGTGCCGGACTGCCGGAATCGCTGGGCAAAGTTGTAATGCAAATGGAAGACTCGGGTGTCCAGTTCATTGATTTCCGATGTGACCTGAATTCGCACATTATATTGCAGACAGCCCAGAAGCTTGGTTTTTATACCACTGATGTTCTGAATATCTACCTCAGTAAAAAAGCACCGGAGAAAGCCCTTATTCCTGGTGAGATAAGCATCAGCAGCCTGCAACAGAAAGACGCAGGCACAGTTGAAAAGATGGCTGCCGGGATGTTCACATACTCACGTATATATAAAGACCCAAATATCTCCAGAGCAACAGCAGATAATTTTTATAGAACACTCTTCGCACATTTCATGGGGAAGGCGGATATCAGGGTAATACACATAGACGGAACTCCTGCTGGGTTCACCATAGGGATGTCGGAACAGCTCGAAAATGGTCAGAAGCTCGGCTACCTCTGGCTCATAGGCGTATCGGCTGACTTTGCAGGTCATGGGCTGGGGTCTATGCTTCTGAATGACTTTCTGGTGAACATGCATAAAAACTGCGACATGGTAGAGATAGGCACTCAAGTGACAAACACCGCTGCCAACAGGATATATGCCAAAGCCGAACTGCCGGCTGTTTCAAGCCTGATGACACTCCACAGATGGACAGAGATACAATGA
- a CDS encoding radical SAM/SPASM domain-containing protein: MNYQELLKKQLVRYLDFYEFALNPSNKISIFPEHVHIEPTNSCNLKCIHCSQSGRDMNITTKKRGFMDFGLYCKIIDEIKGKVARISLNVHGEPLLHPQVLDMVRYGKEAGIRVNLLTNATKLTEDITEKLLELKLDRVVFSFDSIDKEILESVRVGNKFLPTFRNILYFIKRNYETGRNTFICASMVLFSKTEEHKDEYNEYFMSLPVDTTFNSSILNLAGSSSVSHEVDMQALHEQYKGNQPICKTPWENITVNWDGTVSPCPLDYNEAHVVGDANTESLFDIWNGEKYQKFRQCHLDNDFKWIDDQGVLCSDCNGRYFPDYDLRNQKKNIPDYIVRQFEVYAKNMYSAGKEDATEKYEKVCSELNRVNGLLKDAQ, translated from the coding sequence ATGAATTATCAGGAACTTCTTAAAAAACAGCTCGTAAGATATCTCGACTTTTATGAGTTTGCCCTTAATCCATCCAATAAAATCAGCATTTTTCCCGAACACGTACACATAGAACCTACAAACTCCTGTAATCTGAAATGCATACATTGCAGTCAGTCAGGGCGTGATATGAATATCACCACCAAGAAACGGGGCTTTATGGATTTCGGGCTTTACTGCAAAATTATTGATGAAATCAAAGGGAAAGTTGCCCGAATATCTCTTAACGTACACGGCGAACCCCTTCTGCACCCGCAGGTACTCGACATGGTCAGATACGGGAAAGAAGCTGGGATAAGGGTCAATCTGCTGACTAACGCCACAAAACTCACTGAGGATATTACCGAAAAACTTCTGGAATTAAAGCTGGACAGAGTTGTTTTCTCCTTTGATTCCATAGACAAGGAGATTCTTGAAAGTGTCCGTGTCGGCAATAAATTTCTACCTACTTTCAGAAATATTCTCTACTTTATAAAGAGAAACTACGAAACAGGCAGAAACACATTCATATGCGCTTCAATGGTTCTGTTTTCGAAAACAGAAGAACATAAAGATGAATATAACGAATACTTTATGTCTCTCCCTGTGGACACGACTTTCAACAGCAGTATACTTAATCTAGCAGGTTCATCTTCCGTTTCGCACGAGGTAGACATGCAGGCTCTGCACGAACAATACAAAGGCAACCAACCGATATGCAAAACCCCATGGGAAAACATCACAGTGAACTGGGACGGGACAGTCTCCCCCTGCCCCCTCGACTATAATGAAGCCCATGTTGTCGGGGATGCAAATACAGAGAGCCTTTTCGACATCTGGAACGGAGAAAAATACCAGAAATTCCGCCAGTGCCACCTCGACAATGACTTCAAATGGATAGACGACCAGGGGGTTCTGTGCAGCGACTGCAACGGGAGATATTTCCCTGACTATGACCTGCGTAACCAGAAGAAGAACATACCGGACTATATCGTAAGACAGTTCGAGGTATACGCAAAAAACATGTACAGCGCAGGGAAAGAAGATGCCACAGAAAAATACGAAAAGGTATGCTCCGAGCTGAACAGAGTGAACGGATTACTTAAAGATGCACAGTGA
- a CDS encoding N-acetylneuraminate synthase family protein has translation MQKINDVYINGRKVGSPCYVIAEIGVNFNGDMVLAKKTIDAAISAGADAVKFQTFSSDEVVADRDLMYTYTQSDGTTVTESQYEMFKRLELPYEWHIILKKYAESKGADFMTSVADINAVDLVEEIGVSVLKTASENLINIDLLNHMASKRLPVILSTGMASYDEIDNAVSIFKNAGCEELVILHCVSSYPTPFDQCNLNRIKALRDTYGYPVGFSDHTEGWEAPMLAAAAGACMVEKHFTLDKNLPGPDHRFSTDPAEFAKMVQMIRKAETIMGKEGLHYADIEAKGRDEYRRSIVSAHDLKKGTVLTLSDITYKRPGYGMKPYERDRILGKKLNKDIPKTTRLSPEDFDNV, from the coding sequence ATGCAGAAGATTAATGACGTATACATAAACGGCAGGAAAGTTGGCTCCCCGTGTTATGTAATTGCGGAAATAGGTGTTAATTTTAACGGCGATATGGTTCTTGCTAAAAAAACAATCGATGCTGCCATATCAGCCGGAGCTGATGCTGTGAAATTTCAGACATTCAGTTCAGATGAAGTAGTAGCAGACAGAGACCTCATGTACACATACACCCAGTCTGACGGCACAACTGTAACCGAGTCCCAATATGAAATGTTCAAAAGGCTGGAGCTTCCATACGAATGGCACATAATCCTGAAAAAATACGCAGAAAGCAAAGGCGCAGACTTCATGACATCCGTGGCGGACATCAACGCTGTTGATCTTGTTGAAGAAATAGGCGTAAGCGTTTTAAAAACCGCAAGCGAAAACCTTATAAATATCGACCTGCTAAATCATATGGCATCCAAAAGACTTCCGGTTATCCTTTCAACAGGCATGGCATCATATGACGAAATAGATAACGCAGTCAGTATATTTAAAAATGCAGGGTGCGAAGAGCTTGTGATACTGCACTGTGTCAGCTCATACCCCACCCCATTCGACCAGTGCAACCTGAACAGGATAAAGGCTCTCAGGGACACTTATGGTTATCCGGTGGGCTTTTCTGATCATACCGAAGGGTGGGAAGCTCCTATGCTGGCGGCTGCTGCTGGAGCATGTATGGTTGAAAAACACTTTACTCTGGATAAGAACCTCCCGGGACCTGACCACAGGTTTTCCACTGACCCTGCAGAATTTGCAAAAATGGTACAAATGATACGGAAGGCTGAAACAATCATGGGGAAAGAGGGTCTCCATTACGCTGATATTGAGGCAAAGGGGCGCGATGAATACCGCAGAAGCATTGTAAGCGCACATGACCTTAAAAAAGGAACAGTCCTGACACTGTCAGATATAACATATAAACGCCCTGGCTACGGCATGAAACCCTATGAAAGGGACAGAATATTAGGTAAGAAACTCAATAAAGATATCCCCAAAACCACACGCCTCAGCCCGGAGGACTTCGACAATGTTTAA